In Solidesulfovibrio carbinoliphilus subsp. oakridgensis, the sequence CCGGCTGACCCGGCCGACCGGGACCGGCCGGCCGGCGGTCGAGCGGTGGTTCGTGACGGCCCGGCGGGGCGAACCGGCCGTGGCCGCCTATGCCCTTTTCCCGCCGGGCCGGGCCACGCCCGGCGACTGGACCCTGGAACTTTTCGCCGGCGACCGGCGTCTGGCCGGGGAGACCTTCACCGTCCTCGCCGCTGTCGAGGCCGTCCCGCCGCCCACGGACCAGACCGCGCCGGAAAAATCCCCGCCGCCGTCCGATCCGGCCACACCGTCCGATCCGTCGGATCCGCCAGAGAGGGCCGATCCGGCCCTCCCGCCCGGTCCCGTCCCGGAACCGGCCCGGGCCATGCCGCCGCCGGCCGCGGGGGCCCCGTCCCCACCGGCCGATCCGGCCCCCCTCGCTTTGCCCCTGCCGGCCGCGCTCCCGGCCGCCCCGGCACCCGCTCCGGCCGCCGCGCCCATGGCCGCCGTGCCGAAGGTCGCCACGTCCCCGCAAGCCATGCTTCCGTCGCCCCCGGCCGTCGCGCCGACTTCTGTTCCGCCCGCCGGGCCGACACCCGTCGCCCGGCCCGTTCCGGCCGCTTCCCCTGCGCCGGCCAAAGCCGCTGCCGCGCCAGCCGGTCCCCCCGCGCCGGGGACAGCGAAAAAGGCCCCGGTCCGCCCCGCCCCGCCGGTTCCCTTCCGACCGGCTTCGCCGGCCGCTTTCCGGTCGGCCCCGGCCGGGCCGGCCGCGACCGCACCAGCCCCGGCCGGCCCGCTTCCGGTCGCCTCACCGCCGGCCGCGCCGGCTCCCGTCGCCGGGGACAAGGCCGGCCGGTCCGCCTATGTCCTCCAGACCGGCTTTTTCACCGAGGCCCCGAACGCCGAGGCCCAGGCCGCGCGGCTCCGTTCCCGGGGCATGCCGGCCTGTGTGGCCGTGGAAGGGCAAGGGGGCGGGCGGCGCTACCGGGTCCTGGCCGGCCGGTTCGGCGACGCCCGGGTGGCCGGCCGGGCCCGGGACGAGGTGCGAACCATCGTCGGGACCACGCCCCTGGTCACCCGCCTGGACGCCGGCCAACTGGCCGGCCTGCGCTGCCATTAGCGGGGAGGGGAGCAGAGAAGAGAAGAGAAAGAGAAGAGCCTCTGGCGGCCGGGGGGGATCATCCCCCCCGGACCCCCTGGAAGGGGTAGGGGCAAACGGCGGCCTGGATTCACGACGGTCGTTGGCGGGGGGGGCGGCCGGAAGTAACGTGGCGGGCCGGAGTGGCGACCCTCCACGTTACTTGTGGAAGACGGCCAGGGTCTTGTTGAGCTCGTAGAGCAGGGTGGTCAGGCGCACGAGGTAGCTCTCGTAGAGCTTTTGCACGTCGGACGAGGAGCCGAGCTCCATCTCCTGGTTCCGGGCCGTCAGGAAATAGACCATGCTGTTCAAAAACGTGATGATGTTCCTGCTGCGGTTGTAGACGTAGACGTTCAGTTCCTGGTCGTCCGGGTTGCCGGGCTTGAGATAGATGTAGAGGACGTCGATCAGGTTGTTGAGGCTGGTCGTGACTTTTTGATGGGTGTCGAACAGAAACCGCAGCTTCTTGTACTCCTCCCCGTCCTTGTTCTTTTCGTAGGCCGGCAGCAGGGCCAGGATGCGGCCCTCGAACGGCCGCGTGTCGTCGTAATACTTGATGACGTCGTGCATCATGGCGACGAGGCTGGCCTCGTCGAGGACGAGCGGCGCGGCCGGACCGGAGGCGGCGTCGGCCGCAGGGGCTGACGGAGTCGGCGGTTCGTCCCCGGCCCGGACCGGGAACGCGGTCCCGCAGCAGCAGAGGAACAGGACCAGGGCGCACAGGGCCCGGCACGGGCGGGCGCGGCGGGCGCGACGGAAAGATGCGGGCATGGCGGCGTCGCCTTCCTTGGGCAGGGCTCTCGGGCGCTACTGCTTTTTCTTGTCGCAGGCGGCGCAGGGGGCTTCCTCCCCGCCGCTTCGGGCCACTCGGCGCAGCACGTCCTCGAATTCGTCGATCGGCGCCGCGCCGCGCACGGACACGCCGTTGATGACGAAGGTCGGGGTGCCGTCGATGCCGAACGACCGGGCCTCGGCCACATCGTCGTCGAGGCGCTTGGCCAGTTCCGGATTGCGCATGTCGCGCCTCAGCCGGGGCAGGTTGGCCCCGAGCTTGACCGCCAGGGCGTAGACCGCCGGCGCGCCCGCCTGCTCGATCTCCTGCTGGGCGGCAAAGGCCGCGTCGTGGAAGGCGAAGGCCAGCTTCGGGTCCTGGACGGCCAGGGCCTCGTAGACCAGCGCCGCTTCCTTGGACAGGTCGTCCGTGGCGTAGTGCTTGAAAAGGACGCGCACCGAATCCGGGTGGCGCTCCATGAATTCCTTGAGCGTCACCGCGCCCCGGGCGCAGTAGGGGCACAGGAAGTCGGAATAGACGACCACCGTGGTCGTGGCCGAGGCCGGACCGCGAAAGGCCCGGGCCGGGTCCAGGGCCGGAGTGAGCGGCTTCTTGAATTCCTCGGCCTGCCGGGCCTGACGCTGGGCGTCCTGGTATTCGTTTTGTCCGGCCACGACCAGGCCGAACAGTTCGCTTTTGCGTTCGCCCAGGGCGTCGAGGACCATGTCCGGGTGCTCTTTGAGGGCTTGGCGCAGGCCGTTGTCCGACGGGCTCGGGGCGCAGGCGAAAAGGGCCAGGGTGGCGAGCAGGGCGAGGGCGGGGCGCAGGAGCATGGGGTGTTCCTTTGAAAGGGACTGTCTTCGACTTGCGAAACTACCTTGGGCAGGGGGAATTGCAACAAAAATCTGTGAAATGCAAGGGAATGGGGCCGCAAGGATTGCATTTTTTTCGACGTGGGGTATGCATGCCCCCTGGACTTCGCCGCCGCGGGGCGGCGGCATGCACAGGCAAGCAAAGGAGGGAACATGAAACGTATTGCCGTGACTTTCTTCGCCCTGGTGCTCTGCGGCGCGGCCGCGGTGGCCCTGGCCGCCGGCGACGCGGCCAAGGGGGCCGATCTGGCCAAGGGCTGCGCCTGCCACAAGAGCAAGGGCGACCTCGACGGCCAGGAC encodes:
- a CDS encoding SPOR domain-containing protein; the encoded protein is MSDVACPGRPGGPRGPKGCDAACLCLAVLLLLLCPVRPDAFAAAGPPEKAVLEMCGPFSVEPGLAEPWPGAKAVRPGSPVGPADKGFGCRFTLAGKPGGGPVRVEARLTRPTGTGRPAVERWFVTARRGEPAVAAYALFPPGRATPGDWTLELFAGDRRLAGETFTVLAAVEAVPPPTDQTAPEKSPPPSDPATPSDPSDPPERADPALPPGPVPEPARAMPPPAAGAPSPPADPAPLALPLPAALPAAPAPAPAAAPMAAVPKVATSPQAMLPSPPAVAPTSVPPAGPTPVARPVPAASPAPAKAAAAPAGPPAPGTAKKAPVRPAPPVPFRPASPAAFRSAPAGPAATAPAPAGPLPVASPPAAPAPVAGDKAGRSAYVLQTGFFTEAPNAEAQAARLRSRGMPACVAVEGQGGGRRYRVLAGRFGDARVAGRARDEVRTIVGTTPLVTRLDAGQLAGLRCH
- a CDS encoding DsbA family protein → MLLRPALALLATLALFACAPSPSDNGLRQALKEHPDMVLDALGERKSELFGLVVAGQNEYQDAQRQARQAEEFKKPLTPALDPARAFRGPASATTTVVVYSDFLCPYCARGAVTLKEFMERHPDSVRVLFKHYATDDLSKEAALVYEALAVQDPKLAFAFHDAAFAAQQEIEQAGAPAVYALAVKLGANLPRLRRDMRNPELAKRLDDDVAEARSFGIDGTPTFVINGVSVRGAAPIDEFEDVLRRVARSGGEEAPCAACDKKKQ
- a CDS encoding c-type cytochrome, which translates into the protein MKRIAVTFFALVLCGAAAVALAAGDAAKGADLAKGCACHKSKGDLDGQDAAALLKKMEAYKAGQGENKAMIAIMKKHSDENMADLAAYYASLPKK